In the genome of Candidatus Binatus sp., one region contains:
- a CDS encoding IMP dehydrogenase produces DALRVGMGPGSICTTRVVSGVGVPQITAIMDTVAVAEPRKIPVIADGGVRFSGDITKALAAGATSVMIGSLFAGTEESPGETILYQGRTYKLYRGMGSIGAMNERTGDRYGQLNEGKHVPEGIEGRVPHRGSLASNIEQLVGGLQSGMGYLGAANLLELRRRARFVKVSDAGMRESHVHDVFITKEAPNYRQ; encoded by the coding sequence CGACGCGCTCCGCGTCGGCATGGGTCCCGGCTCGATCTGCACGACTCGCGTCGTATCCGGCGTCGGCGTGCCGCAAATCACCGCCATCATGGATACAGTCGCCGTCGCGGAGCCGCGCAAAATCCCGGTCATCGCCGATGGCGGCGTGCGCTTTTCCGGCGACATCACCAAGGCGCTCGCCGCCGGCGCGACCAGCGTGATGATCGGTTCGCTGTTCGCCGGTACCGAGGAGAGCCCGGGCGAGACGATTCTCTATCAGGGCCGTACATACAAATTGTATCGCGGGATGGGCTCGATCGGCGCGATGAACGAGCGCACCGGCGATCGCTACGGCCAACTCAATGAGGGCAAGCATGTGCCCGAGGGGATCGAGGGCCGCGTGCCGCATCGCGGCTCGCTCGCATCGAACATCGAGCAGTTGGTCGGCGGCCTCCAATCCGGCATGGGCTACCTCGGCGCCGCGAATCTGCTCGAACTCCGCCGTCGCGCGCGCTTTGTCAAGGTCAGCGACGCCGGGATGCGCGAGAGCCACGTCCACGACGTCTTCATCACCAAGGAAGCGCCCAACTATCGGCAATAA